The Clostridium chauvoei genome has a window encoding:
- a CDS encoding DUF3284 domain-containing protein — MEFKKVMNVRADQLYDAILDSISYEAKISKKKIVKGFSYTKEMKTKMSAKGNILVTIEDLEENRIYAARFSSAQGENYLKYEINEIDENKIEVTYTEGFEGSSKSKTLNYKLLNSFYRRSFNKKTNTTLENIENWILSNSNNEN; from the coding sequence ATGGAATTTAAAAAGGTTATGAATGTAAGAGCAGATCAACTTTACGATGCAATACTTGACTCTATTTCATATGAAGCAAAAATATCAAAGAAAAAAATAGTTAAAGGCTTTAGTTATACTAAAGAGATGAAAACTAAAATGTCAGCAAAGGGAAATATACTTGTAACAATAGAAGACTTAGAAGAGAATAGAATTTATGCTGCTAGATTTAGTAGTGCACAAGGGGAAAATTATTTAAAATATGAAATAAATGAAATTGATGAAAATAAAATTGAAGTAACATATACAGAAGGCTTTGAAGGAAGTAGTAAAAGTAAGACTTTAAATTATAAGTTATTAAATAGTTTTTATAGAAGAAGTTTTAATAAAAAGACAAACACAACATTAGAAAACATTGAAAATTGGATACTTAGTAATAGTAATAATGAAAATTAA